In Bufo gargarizans isolate SCDJY-AF-19 chromosome 5, ASM1485885v1, whole genome shotgun sequence, the following are encoded in one genomic region:
- the LOC122939054 gene encoding uncharacterized protein LOC122939054 yields the protein MVTGYGNFEPPVQTSWCVVRQPFFQFSAATMSRFNVEKLITLVQERPELWDIRANSYCDRVKKEASWEQVARSLRKHEWAKADSRGRAELVKQTKTRWASCRDQFRREVSNKGRSGEGTSKKRAYIYTAQLQFLRPVMDLRPTVDSLDPSADSETSGSETPAVFSPATSPAPTPAEDPEDSTQSQGPQPLSSPPRIVQPQPRHRRRVPPSSSVPESREVIDARVIDFLAQRRSDGKEEKLLRGLGPLLQQVPANEQPDCMACLNMVIKMFTCPNHGDLIGPLHALKLQVENAGQQPNPAPYSFPPQPTQGPSYAPPLPQYLPPQGPIHPGGQPLYQPQLPTGAPTQAQVRPRSTFAPGSFTRDLLDL from the exons ATGGTCACAGGATATGGTAATTTCGAGCCTCCTGTGCAGACAAGCTGgtgtgtggtgaggcagccatttttccagttttcagcAGCCACCATGTCAAGGTTTAATGTAGAAAAGTTGATaaccctggtccaggagaggcccgaaCTTTGGGACATCCGGGCCAACTCGTATTGCGACCGGGTTAAAAAGGAGGCCTCATGGGAACAAGTGGCCCGGAGCCTACGCAAGCATGAATGGGCCAAAGCGGATAGCCGAGGTCGTGCTGAATTAG TCAAGCAAACCAAAACAAGATGGGCGAGTTGCCGCGACCAATTCCGGCGAGAGGTTAGCAACAAAGGCCGGAGTGGGGAAGGAACCTCAAAAAAACGGGCCTACATATACACTGCCCAGCTGCAGTTCTTAAGGCCAGTaatggatttgaggcc aactgtggacagtctggatccctCGGCTGATTCCGAGACGTCTGGGAGTGAGACCCCTGCGGTTTTCTCCCCCGCCACAAGTCCTGCTCCCACGCCGGCTGAGGACCCCGAGGACTCCACCCAGAGCCAAGGCCCCCAACCACTATCCAGTCCACCGCGGATAGTTCAACCCCAGCCCAGACATCGCCGCCGTGTCCCTCCCTCTTCCTctgtgccagagagtcgggaAGTAATTGATGCCCGAGTCATCGATtttctggcccagaggaggagtgatggcaaGGAGGAGAAACTGTTGAGGGGACTGGGGCCGCTACTGCAGCAGGTCCCTGCGAATGAGCAGCCAGACTGCATGGCTTGCTTAAATATGGTCATAAAAATGTTTACTTGCCCCAACCATGGAGACCTCATTGGGCCATTGCATGCATTGAAACTCCAGGTTGAAAATGCAGGCCAGCAGCCAAATCCTGCCCCATATTCATTCCCACCCCAACCCACCCAAGGCCCTTCTtatgcccccccccttccccagtaccTTCCACCTCAGGGGCCTATTCATCCTGGGGGCCAGCCCCTTTACCAGCCCCAATTACCAACTGGTGCCCCAACACAGGCCCAGGTTAGGCCACGGTCCACATTTGCACCGGGCTCATTCACGCGGGACCTTCTAGATTTGTAA